In Torulaspora globosa chromosome 1, complete sequence, a genomic segment contains:
- the SMF3 gene encoding putative divalent metal ion transporter SMF3 (ancestral locus Anc_2.407), with amino-acid sequence MSIYQVLRKFATFIGPGIMVSVAYMDPGNYSTSVSGGAQFKYTLLFSVFISNIFAVLLQCLCVKLGTVTGYDLAENCRRHLPRKLNLVVYFFAELAIIATDLAEVVGTAVALQILFGIPLTYGVILTVLDVLVILMFYQQDGASMKKVRAFELFVSGLVAATVICFLLELFKITIPDKLELIRGYLPSAIIFKDQGALYISLGILGATVMPHSLYLGSSLVKPRLQEFDIKRYGKVGKRPSVKAIKYNLNYSYAELIISLFLIATFVNSAILIVAGATLYGQPEAKDADLLSIYNLLVHYISPAAGLIFALAMIFSGQSAGIICTVAGQIVSEGFLKWSLPPWATRLGTRLIAIVPCLFITLTMGERGISDVLNFSQVVLSLILPIVSAPLIYFTANRKIMTVIDEHGEGENEDENTPLTMPGGKTVDYTNSRWLTISAFIVWAIIGALNCYLVFSFLLGADVHF; translated from the coding sequence ATGAGCATCTATCAAGTGTTGCGTAAGTTCGCAACTTTCATAGGCCCGGGCATCATGGTCAGTGTGGCCTATATGGATCCAGGCAATTATTCTACCAGTGTCTCCGGTGGTGCGCAGTTCAAATATACTTTACTTTTCTCAGTTTTCATTTCGAATATCTTTGCCGTTTTACTTCAGTGTCTCTGCGTGAAACTTGGCACTGTCACTGGTTATGATCTTGCAGAAAATTGCCGTCGTCATTTGCCTCGAAAGCTCAACCTGGTAGTTTACTTTTTTGCAGAGCTGGCGATCATAGCGACCGATCTGGCGGAGGTCGTAGGTACCGCGGTCGCACTGCAGATTCTATTTGGGATTCCTTTGACTTATGGGGTGATTCTCACCGTATTGGATGTTCTAGTCATTCTGATGTTTTACCAACAAGATGGTGCATCCATGAAAAAGGTTagagcttttgaactttTCGTTAGCGGTTTAGTGGCCGCGACCGTcatctgctttcttctcgaattGTTCAAGATAACAATTCCCGATAAATTGGAGCTAATAAGAGGATATCTTCCCTCAGCAATAATCTTCAAGGATCAAGGAGCTTTGTATATCTCCTTGGGGATTCTGGGGGCTACAGTCATGCCTCATTCATTGTATCTGGGCTCTTCATTGGTTAAACCACGTTTGCAAGAATTCGACATCAAACGATATGGCAAGGTAGGTAAGCGTCCAAGTGTCAAGGCCATCAAGTACAACTTGAATTACTCGTATGCTGAACTGATAATTTCATTGTTTCTGATTGCAACATTCGTAAATTCAGCCATTTTGATTGTTGCTGGTGCAACTCTATACGGTCAACCCGAGGCTAAGGATGCTGATTTGTTATCAATCTACAATCTACTGGTTCATTATATTTCGCCCGCGGCAGGTTTAATATTTGCTCTGGCAATGATCTTTTCAGGCCAATCCGCTGGAATCATTTGCACAGTCGCTGGCCAGATAGTCTCCGAAGGCTTTTTGAAATGGTCACTGCCGCCATGGGCAACAAGGCTTGGTACGAGACTAATTGCGATTGTTCCATGTTTGTTCATTACCTTGACCATGGGCGAGCGCGGTATTTCAGATGTGCTTAACTTTTCGCAGGTGGTTTTATCCTTGATCCTTCCTATCGTGTCAGCGCCTCTGATATACTTCACAGCCAACAGGAAAATAATGACAGTCATTGACGAACatggagaaggagaaaacGAAGATGAGAACACTCCTCTGACAATGCCAGGTGGCAAAACTGTTGATTACACTAATAGCAGATGGTTAACCATTTCTGCTTTCATTGTTTGGGCCATCATCGGCGCATTGAATTGTTATTTAGTTTTTAGCTTTCTGCTGGGAGCTGATGTTCATTTTTGA
- the RSC58 gene encoding Rsc58p (ancestral locus Anc_2.408), which produces MYAPEQGGFYRLYHDIKLVCTMLIHYYSQGTRNYQMVDKFYKFAIELILRECYKLGISLNNGKTDTSLVTDTETELDSVIAHDFIKISTNYKVPVAETYYIKTRELELFSSMIAKSNLDNRPQELPNSNFEINKVIPQTNICEEAPKLGFVAANTSNIPDPTLPPTEMMTRFLHPNWYALPTTMWLKYGDYKPWAPSFNENGTVIDSTTRGIIWLQRVGYLQIYQDAENNAAEDKKEGSREPMDKTKLEDNLHEGKEEGALLNGESSTVDNKEEMKDEDQKAAFDDAEKPLAQQHSIKLENLFDWKPSNYIDDDEIDGFKDGTQAQLVTSILLQIRNLRKDRVMNKIIKPSAEEVKLYNKARRLLKEVVLAKQVKELPMKHCRSFPVLQANYNGSIPVVRLQPTRKRKSKK; this is translated from the coding sequence ATGTATGCACCCGAACAGGGTGGATTTTACAGGCTTTACCATGATATCAAGCTAGTGTGTACTATGCTTATTCATTATTACTCTCAGGGAACTAGAAATTATCAAATGGTCGACAAGTTCTATAAGTTTGCCATAGAGTTGATACTGAGAGAATGTTACAAACTCGGTATTTCACTCAACAACGGCAAAACAGATACCAGCTTGGTGACTGATACGGAAACAGAGCTTGACAGCGTGATTGCACATGACTTCATCAAGATTTCCACTAATTACAAGGTTCCAGTGGCAGAGACATACTATATCAAAACGAGGGAGCTGGAACTTTTCTCCTCGATGATTGCAAAATCTAATCTGGACAATAGGCCACAAGAGCTGCCCAATAGCAACTTCGAGATAAACAAAGTCATACCTCAGACAAATATCTGTGAAGAGGCTCCCAAATTAGGTTTTGTCGCCGCCAATACCAGTAACATACCCGATCCGACATTACCTCCGACAGAGATGATGACCAGATTTTTGCATCCTAATTGGTATGCTCTACCGACAACGATGTGGTTGAAATATGGCGATTACAAGCCGTGGGCCCCATCTTTCAACGAAAATGGCACAGTCATCGATTCAACCACGCGCGGTATCATATGGTTGCAGAGAGTCGGTTACTTACAGATATACCAGGACGCAGAGAACAATGCTGCAGAGGATAAGAAAGAAGGGTCAAGGGAACCTATGGATAAAACAAAATTAGAGGATAATCTGCATGAAGGGAAAGAGGAGGGTGCGTTGCTGAATGGTGAGTCTAGTACAGTTGACAATAAGGAGGagatgaaagatgaagaccAAAAGGCGGCCTTTGACGATGCTGAGAAACCACTCGCTCAGCAACATTCTATCAAACTGGAAAATCTTTTTGATTGGAAGCCTTCCAACTATattgatgacgatgaaatTGACGGTTTCAAAGACGGCACACAGGCCCAACTTGTCACATCAATCCTTCTGCAAATTCGGAACCTGAGAAAAGACAGAGTAATGAATAAAATTATCAAGCCATCCGCTGAAGAGGTAAAGCTTTACAACAAGGCTCGCaggctcttgaaagaggtTGTGTTAGCAAAACAAGTTAAAGAGTTACCAATGAAGCATTGCAGATCCTTCCCCGTGCTTCAAGCTAATTACAATGGTAGTATACCCGTGGTGAGACTGCAGCCtacgaggaagagaaaatcGAAAAAATAA
- the ECM16 gene encoding ATP-dependent RNA helicase ECM16 (ancestral locus Anc_2.409), giving the protein MGTYRKRFNEKARAGHMAKLKELKKVRNKQYFRHLEDGKQDQSDEKGSVIEENEDSNAVLLKPMSKEEKQLKKRKLEELFAPKESKVSKQKKKRLEKFIEHQLKREEKKLIIEKLQDYKIDTSLMKPLKTLGQGKQTKKEAFQEALSLERQGRGNADTAEILYEEHETRDWDQDHGGSDAHEGDGDIEVDKAKQQSSFVDRRPASVGGSAFGFGFSNAQVVHKKTSKPKYSWRRRIELAERKKNDLEDEMDFRSSSQEDEEGSSQGASDSDEHSSDSSTEALEEGVQYSAADDFKKWANQQVKQIEGRDVEIVMPKPAVKYQPVIREEDLEDGLIETVIPVDEHSQRKAFYVNVARPAEIQEIRMKLPVFGEEHRIMEAIHHNDVVIICGETGSGKTTQVPQFLYESGFGNVDSPDYPGMIGVTQPRRVAAVSMANRVSSELGDHGSKVGYKIRFDSNLKEDTRIAFMTDGVLLREMMKDFRLTKYSSIIIDEAHERNINTDILIGMLSRCIRLRAKEHAKDPKKNKKLKLIIMSATLRVADFSENTALFSSPPPILKVDARQFPVAVHFNRRTPYDYMEEAFKKTCKIHRRLPPGAILVFLTGQQEINQMVKRLRREFPFRKEHKVPKDLESNTISVKINPKTADLETEDVEFSVEIADEENFDDELGSEDDGENNSEGEEGFDECLEEGQTENDPLYVLPLYSLLPTSEQMKIFNEPPTGSRLCIVATNVAETSLTIPGIKYVVDCGRSKERKYNEDTGVQSFEIGWVSKAGADQRSGRAGRTGPGHCYRLYSSAVFEHDFEQFSRPEILRMPVESVVLQMKSMAIQNVLNFPFPTPPERNSIHKAMNLLLRLGALDSAERITEDGRMMSLFPISPRFSKLLLISEEKDCLPYAVTIVSALSVGDPFLKEQEVGLKSEDAEEDNSDDKEKEKALRSKYFKCKARFSRLDKYSDVFRLLSAICAFDFIAKNERPRFLRDNFLRAKFMDEILKLRKQLMYIIKSSTREENVAATVTDGDLKCDVPQDIQLRLLKQMICAGFVDQVAIRADFLYPEEVPITNKTSIINIPYVPVLATKTPDISECFVYIHPSSILTNAGELPPKFLVYHSLHLGNNGKTRMNSLCDIKSTPLANIAGKGSLVSYSKPLSGHGMKSIDVSPSERYCYVIPRFGATVDSDLKIGWDLNPVAVHQKRINGQWKVQKIIPNKSYSAIQQQTK; this is encoded by the coding sequence ATGGGTACGTATAGGAAAAGATTCAATGAGAAGGCTAGGGCGGGCCATATGGCCAAGCTTaaagagctgaagaaagtcAGAAATAAACAGTACTTCAGACATCTAGAAGATGGAAAACAAGATCAGTCGGATGAGAAGGGATCAGTTATagaggaaaatgaagatAGCAATGCAGTGCTTTTGAAACCGATGAgcaaagaggaaaaacaGCTAAAGAAGCGGAAATTGGAGGAATTGTTTGCACCCAAAGAATCAAAGGTTtcgaagcagaagaagaagaggttggAGAAATTCATCGAGCATCAACTGAAAAgagaggagaagaagcttatCATTGAGAAACTACAGGATTACAAGATAGATACGTCCTTGATGAAGCCTTTGAAAACCCTGGGACAGGGCAAAcaaacaaagaaagaagcatTTCAAGAGGCATTAAGCTTAGAAAGACAGGGAAGGGGTAATGCGGATACTGCCGAAATTTTGTATGAGGAGCACGAAACTAGAGATTGGGACCAAGATCATGGAGGAAGTGATGCTCATGAAGGTGACGGCGATATCGAGGTTGACAAAGCTAAGCAGCAATCGAGCTTTGTTGATCGTAGGCCAGCCAGCGTGGGTGGTTCTGCTTTCGGATTTGGATTTTCCAATGCTCAAGTTGTCCATAAAAAGACGTCTAAACCCAAGTACAGTTGGAGACGGCGGATTGAACTTGCTGaaaggaaaaaaaatgacTTGGAGGATGAGATGGATTTCAGGTCGAGTTCTcaagaggatgaagaaggcaGTTCACAAGGCGCTAGCGATTCTGATGAGCACAGCAGTGACAGTAGCACTGAAGCGCTTGAAGAGGGAGTGCAGTACTCAGCTGCCGATGATTTCAAAAAATGGGCTAATCAGCAGGTTAAACAGATTGAGGGCCGTGATGTAGAAATTGTGATGCCAAAACCAGCTGTCAAATATCAACCTGTAattagagaagaagatttgGAGGATGGTCTGATAGAAACAGTCATACCTGTGGATGAACATTCGCAGAGGAAGGCTTTTTACGTCAATGTAGCGAGGCCGGCTGAGATACAAGAGATCAGAATGAAGTTGCCTGTTTTTGGGGAAGAACATAGAATCATGGAGGCGATCCACCACAATGACGTCGTTATAATATGTGGTGAGACCGGTTCTGGTAAGACCACTCAAGTGCCGCAATTCTTGTACGAGTCCGGATTTGGCAACGTTGATTCACCAGACTATCCGGGAATGATAGGTGTCACGCAACCGCGAAGAGTGGCAGCAGTTTCGATGGCAAACCGTGTTTCATCTGAATTGGGCGATCACGGGAGTAAAGTCGGCTACAAAATTAGATTCGATTCTAACCTGAAGGAAGACACTAGAATCGCCTTCATGACTGATGGTGTTCTGCTGAGagagatgatgaaagaTTTTAGACTCACCAAATATTCATCCatcatcattgatgaagctCATGAAAGAAATATAAACACTGATATATTAATCGGCATGCTTAGCCGATGTATCAGGCTGCGTGCAAAAGAGCACGCcaaagatccaaagaaaaataaGAAACTGAAGTTAATTATCATGTCTGCAACACTAAGAGTCGCTGATTTCAGTGAGAACACTGCGCTATTCTCCTCGCCACCACCCATTCTGAAGGTTGATGCTAGGCAGTTTCCCGTAGCTGTACACTTCAACCGCAGGACGCCGTATGATTATATGgaagaagctttcaaaaagaCTTGTAAGATTCATAGACGACTGCCTCCTGGAGCCATCTTAGTATTTTTGACAGGTCAACAAGAGATCAATCAAATGGTAAAAAGATTGAGACGAGAATTCCCGTTTAGAAAAGAACATAAAGTGCCCAAAGATTTGGAATCAAACACGATAAGTGTCAAAATCAACCCAAAAACTGCTGATTTGGAAACAGAAGACGTTGAATTCAGCGTAGAAATCgctgatgaggaaaattttgatgatgagctggGTTCAGAGGATGACGGCGAAAACAATTCCGAGGGAGAGGAGGGGTTCGACGAGTGTCTGGAAGAAGGTCAAACGGAGAATGATCCTTTGTACGTTTTGCCACTTTACTCCTTGCTGCCTACAAGTGAACAAATGAAGATCTTTAACGAACCGCCGACTGGTTCAAGACTCTGCATCGTTGCTACTAATGTTGCTGAGACTTCGTTGACCATTCCCGGCATAAAATACGTGGTAGACTGTGGTAGATCTAAGGAGCGCAAGTACAATGAAGACACCGGCGttcagagctttgaaattggTTGGGTAAGTAAAGCCGGCGCAGATCAAAGAAGTGGTCGTGCGGGGCGTACAGGTCCCGGTCACTGCTACAGGCTGTATTCCtctgctgtttttgaaCACGATTTCGAACAGTTCTCACGTCCTGAGATCCTAAGAATGCCAGTTGAGAGTGTTGTActgcagatgaagagcaTGGCTATTCAAAATGTCTTGAATTTTCCTTTTCCTACCCCACCTGAGCGGAACTCTATCCACAAGGCCATGAACTTGCTTCTGCGTTTAGGTGCATTGGATTCTGCAGAGAGAATTACAGAGGATGGCAGAATGATGAGTTTGTTCCCAATATCTCCAAGATTTTCCAAGCTTCTTCTAATTTCTGAAGAGAAGGACTGTCTGCCATATGCAGTCACCATCGTAAGCGCACTATCTGTCGGTGATCCCTTCctgaaagagcaagagGTTGGTTTGAAGAGTGAAGACGCCGAAGAAGACAATAGCGAcgacaaagaaaaagagaaagcacTGAGATCAAAGTACTTCAAGTGCAAGGCTCGTTTTTCTCGGTTAGATAAGTACAGTGATGTCTTCCGTCTATTAAGCGCTATCTGTGCCTTTGATTTCATAGCGAAGAATGAGAGACCACGCTTCCTGCGTGACAACTTCCTCAGAGCCAAGTTCATGgatgaaattttgaaattaCGGAAACAGTTAATGTACATCATTAAATCAAGCACTCGGGAGGAAAACGTCGCCGCTACTGTCACGGACGGAGATTTGAAATGTGATGTGCCACAAGATATTCAGCTCAGATTACTGAAACAAATGATATGCGCGGGCTTCGTCGATCAGGTCGCAATCAGAGCCGACTTCCTCTACCCAGAGGAAGTCCCCATCACCAACAAGACCTCGATTATAAACATTCCTTATGTGCCTGTACTCGCTACAAAGACCCCTGATATTTCTGAGTGTTTTGTCTACATTCATCCGTCATCCATACTCACAAATGCAGGCGAGTTACCTCCCAAATTCCTCGTGTACCATTCGCTGCATCTCGGTAACAACGGCAAGACAAGAATGAACTCACTGTGCGATATCAAGAGCACTCCTCTGGCAAACATAGCGGGCAAGGGATCATTGGTATCTTACAGCAAACCACTCTCAGGCCACGGAATGAAATCTATAGACGTTTCGCCATCTGAAAGGTATTGCTACGTGATTCCGAGATTTGGTGCGACTGTCGACAGCGATTTAAAAATCGGATGGGACTTAAACCCCGTTGCAGTCCACCAAAAGAGGATCAATGGCCAATGGAAAGTACAGAAAATCATCCCAAACAAGAGCTACAGTGCCATACAGCAGCAAACCAAGTGA
- the SAS2 gene encoding histone acetyltransferase (ancestral locus Anc_2.410), whose translation MVAENQEENLYGILSERNIKQVQFGIDKKFPTWYGSNAYFSPDSRQLGFIEEDRTPVKREKSQYWLDTLYVCEYCFRYTDRDDSFVAHVAHCQFKSKAPGRAKYKSPLYTIRRVRGSRHLLFCQCLCLFTKLFLDNKSMYFKVDHYEFYIVYETGNTKPMAFFSKDLVSYHQNNLACILTFPPYQRLRLGTLLLEFSYALSKSEHIVSGPESPLSPFGLISYLKYWSKVICWELVEGELANLGRLSIETIATVTGIRVGDIILTLKYLDCLGDNNQIHLPVLRRHLKAVERNHKELFMLHDEYLLIDD comes from the coding sequence ATGGTTGCAGAGAATCAGGAAGAAAATCTCTACGGTATCCTAAGCGAAAGAAACATCAAACAGGTACAGTTTGGAATTGATAAGAAGTTCCCCACATGGTATGGCAGTAACGCTTATTTTAGTCCCGATAGCAGACAGCTGGGCTTCATAGAGGAAGATCGAACTCCGgtcaaaagagaaaaatcACAATACTGGCTTGATACGCTGTATGTCTGTGAGTATTGCTTCAGGTATACCGATAGGGACGACAGCTTCGTGGCTCATGTTGCGCACTGCCAATTCAAGTCCAAAGCACCTGGTAGAGCGAAATACAAAAGCCCCTTGTACACTATCAGACGTGTGAGAGGCTCCAGGCATCTTCTGTTTTGTCAGTGCCTTTGCCTGTTCACTAAGCTGTTTCTTGATAACAAATCGATGTATTTCAAAGTGGACCACTACGAGTTTTACATTGTCTATGAAACGGGCAACACCAAGCCGATGgcattcttctcaaaggaCCTGGTCTCATACCACCAAAACAATCTTGCATGCATTTTGACCTTTCCGCCATATCAGAGACTTCGATTAGGTACGCTTCTTTTGGAATTTTCTTATGCACTTTCGAAATCAGAGCACATTGTATCTGGGCCGGAGTCACCTCTTTCGCCATTCGGACTGATAAGTTACTTGAAGTACTGGTCAAAGGTGATCTGTTGGGAGCTGGTGGAAGGAGAATTGGCTAACCTCGGAAGACTCTCCATTGAAACCATTGCGACGGTAACCGGTATAAGAGTAGGTGATATTATACTAACCCTGAAATATTTGGATTGCCTCGGCGATAACAATCAAATTCATCTTCCTGTTCTTCGAAGGCATCTCAAAGCCGTTGAGCGGAACCATAAAGAGCTCTTTATGCTACATGATGAATATttattgattgatgattgA
- the RAD5 gene encoding DNA helicase RAD5 (ancestral locus Anc_2.411) — protein MSTDEKEERKRFFRDELESSQESLPKFNQVLEDNKSFLFSNGEAEEATANGVSEHVESRDGNDDNVVSQNVSKLRNIVPDISLEMAIGLCKQYAHSGDVISSAIGHYFEEASKAGNLSSPSRKSLPESLTTPIFEISQQSVSPEPAEKNTRYPSPKRLKPSVSWKRFIGSLQMNVMATRPTLKPLKYGSELSIAKPAGEVKLSKLYDASGHKKSAFAAYVKVFDAQHNRELGRIPENIAQILYPLMNIDDFFFEATMVFCDNKRLSIGDSFIVQLDCFITSALFNPTTSSFHNTSFAKNSRARTWEGSQTIVETQEELEHRSRRTSLLALFDRLRIAPYTEEKERGVGETEIIDLESEGSWSEARKDGTIKQGQETNHQDETLNLNQLKLFYNATQSVEALEKLPEYEPSNDVFKLNLRRYQKQGLAWMLKREHAYDKLSASSEVEGVNENTMNPLWKQFEWPRDMSWAAQRSKKSQEREFSSNERFFYANLHTGEFSMDRPVLKTMTKGGILSDEMGLGKTISALSLILSAPFDAKYLANKSGMFEEASRDSSRKPYAAKTTLIVVPMSLLTQWGSEFERANNAADFYCEVYYGGNVSSLKTLLTKTKNPPTVVLTTYGIVQSEWSKIGKGKSLHQNEGTSGLFSIDFYRIIIDEGHTIRNRMTATSKAVLQLSSKCRWVLTGTPIINRLDDLYSLVKFLRLEPWSQIGYWKLFVSEPFERKQFKQAFDLVNAILGPVSLRRTKEMRDADGKKLVELPPKEVIVEKIQFNTSQEKIYKYFLDKAENSVKTGLAHGDLLKKYSTILVHILRLRQICCDAALLGSQDENDEDLRDGAQQFNESVNVESILGNSEDSSQPKDDGDISDVITQVAEKYRSKDSFESLECSICTTESINLKSAVFLECGHAFCQPCIEDYLDFQKQKKLEMRCPNCRELFRTKFLLTLCQDSEGNFTFVPYNESSKPAKILALLKHLKLLQDTAAGEQVVVFSQFSSYLDILERELSNAFPPNVAKIYKFDGRLNLKERSSVLQEFSVKDLSRQKILLLSLKAGGVGLNLTCASHAFMMDPWWSPSMEDQAIDRIHRIGQTNNVKVIRLIMENSIEEKMLHIQERKRTIGEAVDADEDERRKRRIEEIKMLFE, from the coding sequence ATGAGTACggatgaaaaggaagagaGGAAACGATTTTTTAGGGACGAGCTTGAGTCGTCGCAAGAAAGTCTGCCCAAGTTCAATCAGGTACTGGAGGATAATAAgtccttcctcttctcaAACGGCGAAGCTGAAGAGGCTACCGCAAACGGAGTCAGCGAACATGTAGAATCAAGAGATGGGAACGACGATAATGTAGTTTCACAGAACGTCAGCAAGCTGAGAAACATAGTACCAGACATTTCGCTTGAGATGGCGATTGGTCTATGTAAGCAATACGCTCATTCTGGAGATGTAATTTCAAGCGCTATCGGTCACTATTTTGAGGAGGCATCGAAAGCAGGGAACTTGTCAAGCCCTTCAAGGAAATCTCTTCCCGAGTCTTTGACAACTCCAATATTCGAAATATCACAACAATCAGTGTCTCCTGAGCCTGCTGAGAAGAACACCAGGTATCCTTCGCCGAAGAGGCTGAAGCCTTCAGtaagctggaaaagattcatTGGATCACTGCAAATGAACGTTATGGCGACCAGACCAACGTTGAAGCCCCTCAAGTATGGATCAGAGCTGAGTATAGCGAAGCCAGCCGGAGAAGTGAAGTTATCAAAGCTGTACGACGCATCTGGTCACAAAAAGTCAGCTTTTGCAGCTTACGTCAAAGTTTTTGATGCTCAGCATAACCGTGAGCTTGGTAGGATACCAGAGAATATTGCGCAAATCCTTTATCCACTTATGAatattgatgattttttcttcgaggCAACGATGGTGTTTTGTGACAACAAGAGACTAAGCATAGGTGATAGTTTTATTGTACAGCTTGATTGCTTTATCACATCAGCACTTTTTAACCCAACCACATCGTCATTTCACAATACTTCCTTTGCTAAAAACTCGCGAGCGCGAACATGGGAGGGCAGTCAGACGATCGTCGAAACACAGGAGGAGTTAGAGCATAGATCTAGACGTACAAGTTTGTTGGCTTTGTTTGACAGATTGCGCATAGCACCTTACActgaggagaaagaaagaggagTCGGAGAGACGGAGATTATTGATCTGGAGAGTGAAGGAAGCTGGTCGGAAGCTAGAAAGGATGGAACCATAAAGCAAGGTCAGGAAACAAATCACCAAGATGAGACTCTAAACTTAAATCAGCTTAAGCTATTTTATAATGCCACGCAATCAGTTGAAGCACTCGAGAAGCTACCTGAATATGAGCCCTCCAACGATGTGTTCAAGCTGAATCTGAGACGCTACCAGAAGCAGGGTCTAGCATGGatgctgaaaagagagCATGCCTACGATAAACTTTCAGCATCAAGTGAAGTCGAAGGCGTTAACGAAAACACCATGAACCCTCTATGGAAGCAGTTTGAGTGGCCAAGAGATATGTCCTGGGCGGCTCAACGATCAAAAAAGAGCCAAGAACGAGAGTTTAGTAGTAATGAACGTTTCTTCTATGCAAACTTGCATACCGGCGAGTTCTCAATGGACAGGCCAGTGCTCAAGACCATGACAAAAGGTGGAATCCTCTCAGATGAGATGGGTTTGGGTAAAACAATTTCTGCTTTATCTTTGATTCTCTCAGCTCCCTTCGATGCAAAATATTTGGCCAACAAGAGCGGTATGTTCGAAGAGGCAAGCCGGGATTCCTCTCGGAAGCCATATGCAGCCAAAACGACCCTCATTGTCGTTCCAATGTCCCTTCTGACCCAATGGGGTTCGGAATTTGAGAGAGCGAATAATGCGGCAGATTTTTATTGCGAGGTATACTACGGAGGTAACGTTAGCAGTTTAAAAACCCTGCTaacaaaaacaaagaatCCTCCAACGGTGGTATTAACAACTTATGGGATCGTCCAGAGTGAATGGAGTAAAATTGGTAAAGGAAAGAGCTTGCACCAGAATGAAGGCACATCTGGTCTTTTCTCAATAGATTTTTACCGTATTATTATTGATGAGGGCCATACCATTAGAAATAGGATGACAGCCACATCGAAAGCAGTACTACAGTTATCCAGCAAATGCCGGTGGGTTTTAACAGGAACTCCTATTATCAACAGATTAGATGATTTATACAGCTTAGTCAAATTTCTGCGACTGGAGCCTTGGTCGCAAATCGGATACTGGAAGCTGTTCGTATCGGAGCCGTTCGAGAGAAAACAGTTCAAACAGGCATTTGACTTGGTCAACGCAATCTTAGGACCTGTGTCCCTGAGAAGAACGAAGGAGATGAGAGATGCAGACGGAAAAAAACTGGTTGAACTGCCACCTAAGGAAGTTATCGTGGAGAAAATTCAATTCAATACGTCACAAGAGAAAATATACAAGTACTTTTTGGACAAGGCAGAGAACTCAGTTAAAACAGGACTTGCTCATGGGGACCTGCTCAAAAAGTATTCCACTATATTGGTTCACATATTAAGGCTAAGGCAGATTTGCTGCGACGCAGCATTATTAGGATCTCAAGATGAAAACGATGAGGATTTAAGAGACGGTGCACAACAGTTTAATGAATCAGTTAATGTAGAAAGCATTTTAGGAAACTCAGAGGACAGCTCCCAGCCTAAAGACGACGGAGACATTAGTGACGTTATCACTCAAGTAGCTGAAAAGTACAGGTCGAAAGACAGCTTCGAAAGCCTTGAGTGTTCAATCTGCACTACAGAATCGATCAATTTAAAATCGGCTGTGTTCTTAGAGTGCGGTCATGCCTTTTGTCAGCCTTGTATTGAGGACTATTTGGATTTtcagaaacagaagaaattggagaTGAGGTGTCCCAATTGCAGGGAACTATTCAGGACTAAGTTTCTGTTGACTCTATGTCAGGACAGTGAGGGCAACTTCACTTTTGTACCTTACAATGAAAGCTCAAAGCCTGCTAAAATTCTGGCATTACTCAAGCATTTAAAATTATTACAGGACACAGCCGCCGGCGAGCAAGTTGTTGTTTTCTCGCAGTTTTCGTCTTACCTGGATATACTTGAACGTGAGCTCTCAAACGCTTTTCCTCCGAACGTGGCCAAGATTTACAAGTTTGACGGTAGGCTGAACCTAAAGGAGAGATCCAGTGTACTCCAGGAATTCTCAGTCAAAGATCTCAGTCGGCAGAAAATTCTCCTGCTGTCTCTGAAGGCGGGCGGAGTTGGTTTAAACTTGACATGCGCATCCCATGCTTTCATGATGGATCCTTGGTGGTCGCCCAGCATGGAGGACCAGGCTATCGATAGAATACACAGAATCGGGCAGACGAATAACGTCAAGGTAATACGGCTTATTATGGAAAACAGTATAGAGGAGAAAATGCTTCACATTCAGGAACGCAAGAGAACTATCGGAGAAGCAGTGGAcgctgatgaagatgagcggaggaaaagaagaatcGAAGAAATTAAGATGCTCTTTGAATGA